A window of Stutzerimonas stutzeri genomic DNA:
TCAACGTCACCGCCGACGGCGCCGCCTATTACGACCGTGCCCTGCGTCTGCTGGCGGACCTGGACGACGCCGAAACCAGTCTGTCTGGCGCCGCGGCGGTGCCCCGAGGACGCTTGCGCGTGGATGTTCCCAGCCCACTGGCGCGGATGATCCTGATTCCGGCGTTACCGGCCTTTTATGCGCGATACCCGGATATCCAGCTGGACATGGGCGTCAGTGATCGGCGGGTGGATCTCATCGGAGAGAACGTGGACTGCGTGGTGCGCGGTGGCGAGATCACCGATCAGTCACTGATCGCCCGCCACGTTGGCGACCTACGCCTTGGCGTCTACGCGGCCCCTGGCTACCTCGAAAGCGCTGGCGTGCTGACACACCCGAGCGAGCTGGAAAACAACCACCACCGCGTCGTCGGCTTTCTCTGGGGCCGCACCGGCAAACCCACCCCGTACGTAATGCAGCGGCAGAACGAGCAGGTTCAGGTGCACGGCCGCTACGTGCTCGTAGTGGACGATGGCAACGCCTGCCTGGCCGCGGGGCTGGCCGGGCTGGGCATCATCTGGCTGCCGGAGTACATGGTCAGAACGCACCTGGCCCACGGCGAGCTGTTGGCACTGCTGGAAGATTGGCGACTCGATGACATGCCGCTGTATCTGGCGTTCCCGCCGAATCGACATGTCAGCGCCAAGCTGCGGGTGTTCATCGATTGGGTCGTCGCGCTGATGGCGCAGCATGCGCCCGTGCTCGACCGTCACCCAGCAGTAGACGGCTAAAGCTGAAGCGCCAGCCCCACCAGCACCGCGCACTCCACCAGCTCCAGCAGCGCGCCGGCGGTATCGCCGGTTGTGCCGCCGAGGCGGCGCAGCACCGCGCGGCGCACCAGCAAAAACGTCACGACAGCCAACGACAGGGCGATCAGCCCGTTGCTGCCGAGCAGCAGACATCCAGTCGCCACCAGCAGCAGCGCGCCCTGCGCCCAGGTACGCGGCAGATTCGCCGCCAGAACATGACCAAGCCCATTGGGCCGTACGTACGGCGTGCTGAGAAACAGCGCCAACAGCGCGGCACGCCCCAGCAGTGGCGCCAGCAACAGAGCGGAATACTGTTGCGCCTGCAACAACGCCAGCAACGCAGTGAACTTGAGTAGCAACAACAGCACCAGCGCCACCACCGCGACCGGGCCGCTGCGCGGATCCTTCATGATCTCCAGCGTGCGATCGCGGTCGCCGAAGCCCCCGAGCCAGGCGTCGGCACTGTCGGCCAGGCCATCGAGGTGCAAGGCGCCGGTCAGTGCCACCCATAATGTCAGCAACAGGGCCGCCTGCAAAAAGGGCATCGCGCCCCCCAGCAATAGCGCTGCCAGACAGAGCAAGGCGCCCAGCAATAACCCCACCACGGGGTAATACAGCAACGAGCGACCCTGCTGCTGCGGCGTCGGCATTCCCGGCAGGCGGATCGGCAAGCTGGTGAGAAATTGCAGTGCAGTCAGTAGTGGCAGCATGGCTGTTCCGGCGTGGAGTTCATCGCGTGCTCGGGTCTTCAGCAGGTTCGGCGGGCGGCGCCAGTTCTAGCGGCAACAATTCACCGTGACCTACCACCACTTCCAGTAGACGTTCACGAGCGAGTCCCTGTGCTCGCGCCAGCAATAATCGCATCACGCCGGCATGACAGATGACCAGCAAGCGCTGCCCGGCAAAGCGAAGTTGCAAACGCTCGATAGCCGCCACCACGCGCGCCTCGAACTGTGCCAGTGGCTCACCGCCAGGCGGCGTAAATCCGTATGGATCGGCCCAGAACAGGCCGAGCGCTTCGGCGCTGCCCTGCATCAGCTCAGCCGCGCTGCGGCCTTCCCAGTCGCCGAAATGCAGTTCGCGCAGGTTCGGTTCAAGATGCAGCGGCAGGCCGTGTTGCGCGGCGAGTTCGCGGGCGAATGCGGCACAGCGCTGCAGCGGCGAGCTGACCAATATGTCCCATGGACCGGCGTCGCCAACCGCATTGCGCATCTGCTGCCAGCCGTGCGGCGTCAGAGGATCGTCGAGACTGCCGCGAAAGCCGCCCCCTCGCTCGGTTTCGCCGTGCCGTAGCAGTTCGATGCTCGTGCTCATACCGGCCGATCCGATACCGAAGCCTCAGCGAACGTCGCCATCTCGTTGTGCAGAGCGCAGGCCTGCTGCAACAGCGGCACTACCAACGCCGCCCCGCTACCTTCGCCTAGGCGCAGGCCGAGATCGAGCAGCGGCGATGCACCGAGTGAATCCAGTACCGCCAGGTGACCAGGCTCGGCGGAGCGATGGGCGAAGATCAGCCAGGGCCGGCAGCCGGGATTCATGCGCACCGCGCAAAGCGCTGCCGCACTGCAGATGAAGCCATCGACCAGTACCGGAATACCGCTTTGCGCGCAGCTCAGGTAAGCCCCGACCAGCGCCGCAATCTCGAAGCCGCCCAGCCGGCGCAAGGCCTCGAGCGGCTCGCCGCAGTGCTCGGCGTGCAGCCGGACCGCATGAGCGATGATCTGCATCTTGTGCCGAACGCCGGTCAGATCGAGCCCGGTGCCCGGCCCGACGAGCGTCAACGGCGAGCGCGGCAACAGCACGGCGGCTAGCGCGCTGGCGCTGGTGGTATTGCCGATGCCCATTTCCCCGCCGATGAACAACTGCGCCGAACGCTCCGCTGCACGCTGTGCACTGTCGCGGCCGGCAGCCAGTGCCGCATGCAACTGTTGCTCGCTCATTGCCGCTTCACGCGCCAGATTTGCCGTGCCCGGGCCGAGCCGCAGATGGCTTACGCCATCCAGTTGCAGTGGCTCCACGGTGCCCAGGTCGATCACCTCCAGCGGCGCAGCCAATCTGCGCGCCAGCACGCTGAGGGCCGCACCACCGCCGACGAAATTGCGCAGCATCTGCCCCGTCACCGATTGCGGGTAGGCAGAAACACCCTCTTCCACCACGCCGTGATCGCCGGCGAACACACTGACATGCAGCCGTTCGACTTGCGGCCGTTCATTGCGCTGCATGGCCGCCAGCGCAATCGCCAGCGCTTCGAGCTGCCCGAGGGCACCGCGCGGCTTGGTCAGCTGGTCCTGGCGAGCCGCCGCCCGTGTCGCGAAACCTTGGTCAAGCTGCTGACAGGGTCCATTCCACCAATCGTGCATCACTGCGCTCCCTTCAAGATCATCGGCAGCCCGGCGACCACGAAGGCCACCCGCCGCGCTCGTTCCGCCACGGCCTGGTGTAGCCAGCCGGCTTCGTCCACATAACGCCGGGTCAACTCACCCAGCGGAACCACGCCAAGACCGGTTTCATTGCTGACCAGAATGATCCGCCCTGGCAGTTCGGCCAGGCACTCGAGCAGGGCATCGCGCTCCTCGGTGAAGCGCGCCGGGTCGTCCAAGATCAGCAGATTGGTCAGCCATAAGGTCAGGCAATCGACCAGCAGGCAACGATCCGCCGCGGCCTGCTGCCGCAAGGTTTTCGCCAGCTGCAGCGGCTCCTCCACGAGCGACCAGTGTGCAGGACGGCGCTCTTGGTGATGGACGATGCGCTCGGCCATTTCGCCATCCAGCGCCTGGCTGGTGGCGATATAGGTAACCGCCAGGCCGCTCTCGACGGCCAGGCGCTCGGCAAAGCGGCTTTTGCCCGAACGGGCGCCGCCGAGAATCAGTTCCAGCATGCTCAGCACCCCAGCCCGCAGAGTTCGCGCAGCCGCGCGGTGTCCAGATGCGCCTCGACCAGATCGGCCAGGCGCTCGATATCGCGCTCGCGCAGCGCGTGATAATTGACGGTTTGCACTGCATCGAGGCCGGCCCAGCGCAGCAGCGCAGCACAGCCCTCGGGCCGCTCGAAGAGGCCGTGCAGGTAGGTGCCGAGCACCTGTCCGTCGGCGCTGATCGCGCCATCGCAGCGGCCGTCGTCCAGCTGCACCGCGGGTCGCTCAAGCGCCGGCCCACTGCTGATGCCTGCATGAATCTCGTAACCGCTCAGCGGCACGCCTTCGGGCAGCAGTCGGCCGGTGACGTTGCGCAGCTGCTTGTCCACCTGCAGCACGGTCTCGAAATCCAGCAAGCCGAGCCCTTCGCTGGTTCCAGCCGGGCCTTCCAGGCCAAGCGGATCGGCGATGCGCATGCCGAGCATCTGCAACCCGCCGCATATACCCAGCAGTTTGCCGCCGTAGCGCAGGTGCTTATGGATCGCGGCCTCCCAACCATTGGCGCGCAACCAGGCGAGGTCGGCGCGCACACTTTTCGAGCCGGGCAGGATGATCATATCCGCGGCGGGAATGCTCTGGCCGGGGCCGATGAATTGCAGGTCGACTTGCGGATGCAGGCGCAGAGGGTCGAAATCGGTGTGATTGCTGATGCGAGGCAACACCGGCACGACCACCTTCAGCACGTCGCTGGCCTTGCCGGACTGGCGCGCGTCAATGGCATCCTCCGCTTCCAGATGGAAATCCATCAGGTACGGCAGCACGCCCAGTACCGGCTTGCCGGTGCGTTGTTCCAGCCAATCGAGGCCGGGCTGCAACAACGCGATATCCCCGCGAAAACGGTTGATGACGAAGCCCTGCACCCGCGCCTGCTCGCTTTCCGAGAGCAACGCCAGGGTGCCGACCAGATGCGCGAAGACACCGCCCTTGTCGATGTCGGCGATCAGGATCACCGGGCAGTCCACCGCCTCGGCGAAGCCCATGTTGGCGATATCGCCAGCGCGCAAGTTGATCTCGGCAGGCGAGCCTGCGCCCTCGACCATCACCACGCGATACGCCGTGGACAGACGCTGGTGTGAGGCCAGCACGGCCTGCATCGCCACCCGCTTGTAGCCGTGGTAGGCCACGGCGTCCATGCTGGTCACCGCGCGGCCGTGGATGATCACCTGGGCACCAGTGTCGCTGTTGGGCTTGAGCAGCACCGGATTCATGTCGGTATGCGGCAGAAGCCCCGCAGCCTGAGCCTGCACCGCCTGGGCCCGGCCGATCTCGCCGCCATCGGCAGTCACCGCGCTGTTGAGCGCCATGTTCTGCGGTTTGAACGGCACGACAGCAACGCCCTGGCGCGCCAGCCAGCGGCACAGCGCTGTTACCAGGGTGCTCTTGCCGGCATCGGAGGTGGTGCCTTGCACCATCAGCGTGGTCATGGATGTTGCTCCCGAAAAGCCTGCAGGGCCTGATCCAGGCGCGCCCAGCCGACATCGGTGGGCAGGCCGAAGCGCACGCTGGAAGGCTGAGCGAAAAGACGCGTGAGAATGCCCCGACGGGCGAGGAAGTCGTGAAGCAACGCCGCATCGGCGCTGACCCACCATTGGAACAGAGCACAACCGCCCAGCGGCGCCAGATCATGCCGACGCAGCAGGTCGACCAGACGTTGGCCATCGCACAGCAGGCATTCGCGCTGACGCTGCTGGGCCTCCTGATCAGCCAGTAACGCAGCGCCCAGTTGTCGCGTCGGACCATTCACCGTCCACGGTCCGAGCAGCTCGGCAAGCGCTCGCTGCAGGCCGGCATGGGCGAGAACGAAGCCCAGCCGCGCGCCTGCCAGACCGAAGAACTTGCCGAACGAACGCAGCACGATC
This region includes:
- the cobC gene encoding alpha-ribazole phosphatase family protein gives rise to the protein MSTSIELLRHGETERGGGFRGSLDDPLTPHGWQQMRNAVGDAGPWDILVSSPLQRCAAFARELAAQHGLPLHLEPNLRELHFGDWEGRSAAELMQGSAEALGLFWADPYGFTPPGGEPLAQFEARVVAAIERLQLRFAGQRLLVICHAGVMRLLLARAQGLARERLLEVVVGHGELLPLELAPPAEPAEDPSTR
- the cobU gene encoding bifunctional adenosylcobinamide kinase/adenosylcobinamide-phosphate guanylyltransferase, giving the protein MLELILGGARSGKSRFAERLAVESGLAVTYIATSQALDGEMAERIVHHQERRPAHWSLVEEPLQLAKTLRQQAAADRCLLVDCLTLWLTNLLILDDPARFTEERDALLECLAELPGRIILVSNETGLGVVPLGELTRRYVDEAGWLHQAVAERARRVAFVVAGLPMILKGAQ
- a CDS encoding adenosylcobinamide-GDP ribazoletransferase gives rise to the protein MLPLLTALQFLTSLPIRLPGMPTPQQQGRSLLYYPVVGLLLGALLCLAALLLGGAMPFLQAALLLTLWVALTGALHLDGLADSADAWLGGFGDRDRTLEIMKDPRSGPVAVVALVLLLLLKFTALLALLQAQQYSALLLAPLLGRAALLALFLSTPYVRPNGLGHVLAANLPRTWAQGALLLVATGCLLLGSNGLIALSLAVVTFLLVRRAVLRRLGGTTGDTAGALLELVECAVLVGLALQL
- a CDS encoding cobyric acid synthase produces the protein MTTLMVQGTTSDAGKSTLVTALCRWLARQGVAVVPFKPQNMALNSAVTADGGEIGRAQAVQAQAAGLLPHTDMNPVLLKPNSDTGAQVIIHGRAVTSMDAVAYHGYKRVAMQAVLASHQRLSTAYRVVMVEGAGSPAEINLRAGDIANMGFAEAVDCPVILIADIDKGGVFAHLVGTLALLSESEQARVQGFVINRFRGDIALLQPGLDWLEQRTGKPVLGVLPYLMDFHLEAEDAIDARQSGKASDVLKVVVPVLPRISNHTDFDPLRLHPQVDLQFIGPGQSIPAADMIILPGSKSVRADLAWLRANGWEAAIHKHLRYGGKLLGICGGLQMLGMRIADPLGLEGPAGTSEGLGLLDFETVLQVDKQLRNVTGRLLPEGVPLSGYEIHAGISSGPALERPAVQLDDGRCDGAISADGQVLGTYLHGLFERPEGCAALLRWAGLDAVQTVNYHALRERDIERLADLVEAHLDTARLRELCGLGC
- the cobT gene encoding nicotinate-nucleotide--dimethylbenzimidazole phosphoribosyltransferase; translation: MHDWWNGPCQQLDQGFATRAAARQDQLTKPRGALGQLEALAIALAAMQRNERPQVERLHVSVFAGDHGVVEEGVSAYPQSVTGQMLRNFVGGGAALSVLARRLAAPLEVIDLGTVEPLQLDGVSHLRLGPGTANLAREAAMSEQQLHAALAAGRDSAQRAAERSAQLFIGGEMGIGNTTSASALAAVLLPRSPLTLVGPGTGLDLTGVRHKMQIIAHAVRLHAEHCGEPLEALRRLGGFEIAALVGAYLSCAQSGIPVLVDGFICSAAALCAVRMNPGCRPWLIFAHRSAEPGHLAVLDSLGASPLLDLGLRLGEGSGAALVVPLLQQACALHNEMATFAEASVSDRPV
- a CDS encoding LysR family transcriptional regulator; protein product: MDRFDAMQAFVRVVETGSFTKAAETLRISKTSVTQQVQQLEARLRVKLLNRTTRKVNVTADGAAYYDRALRLLADLDDAETSLSGAAAVPRGRLRVDVPSPLARMILIPALPAFYARYPDIQLDMGVSDRRVDLIGENVDCVVRGGEITDQSLIARHVGDLRLGVYAAPGYLESAGVLTHPSELENNHHRVVGFLWGRTGKPTPYVMQRQNEQVQVHGRYVLVVDDGNACLAAGLAGLGIIWLPEYMVRTHLAHGELLALLEDWRLDDMPLYLAFPPNRHVSAKLRVFIDWVVALMAQHAPVLDRHPAVDG